The following are encoded together in the Fusarium keratoplasticum isolate Fu6.1 chromosome 1, whole genome shotgun sequence genome:
- a CDS encoding Asparaginase has protein sequence MMPSLKTVHARALVAAAPVLCSGSGASSSLSMASSSVTWAAYLWRFIVSMLAPSTALLPFGAWAASVWGSPVPPELYLQPHHHSAQQQQPMQTALPFGARTVSDFNCFSPNLPNVTIYATGGTIAGSAGSAHQTTGYHSGALGVQALIDAVPQLCNVANVRGVQFSNADSIDMNSTMLMMLAEQIQDDLDSPYTQGVVVTHGTDTLDESAFFLDLTVQSDKPVVMTGSMRPATAISADGPMNLLSSVTLAATESARSRGVMIVINDRIGSARFTTKVNANHLDSFQSPDSGQLGTFVNIQPVFFYPPSRPLGHRHFDLQRTNGRWPGHQLAPDAALPQVEVLYGYQELSVGMFQAAIDLGARGIVLAGLGAGFWTSAGTEEIRRVVRETDIPVVVSRRPEGGFVGPCEAGIGAGFLNPQKARIQLQLALETGMDNDAIRALFEHTGVH, from the coding sequence ATGATGCCTAGCTTAAAAACCGTCCATGCCCGCGCCTTGGTAGCCGCTGCTCCCGTTCTCTGCTCCGGGTCCGGAGCGTCGTCTTCTCTCAGtatggcttcatcttccgTTACCTGGGCTGCCTACCTGTGGCGCTTCATCGTGAGCATGCTGGCGCCCTCGACTGCCCTGCTCCCCTTTGGCGCCTGGGCCGCCTCCGTCTGGGGCTCACCCGTCCCCCCCGAGCTGTACCTCCAACCTCACCACCACTcggctcagcagcagcagccgatGCAGACGGCCCTGCCTTTTGGTGCCAGGACCGTCTCCGACTTCAACTGCTTCTCCCCGAACCTCCCCAATGTCACCATCTACGCCACGGGGGGAACCATCGCCGGCTCCGCGGGCTCTGCGCACCAGACGACGGGGTATCATTCCGGTGCCCTCGGCGTCCAAGCTCTCATCGACGCCGTGCCGCAACTGTGCAACGTCGCCAACGTGCGCGGTGTCCAGTTTTCCAATGCCGACAGCATTGACATGAATTCGaccatgttgatgatgttggccgAGCAAATTCAGGATGATCTCGACAGCCCCTATACCCAGGGCGTTGTTGTGACGCATGGCACCGACACTCTTGATGAGTCGGCCTTTTTCCTCGATCTCACCGTTCAGAGCGACAAGCCCGTTGTTATGACGGGCTCAATGAGGCCTGCCACTGCCATCAGCGCCGATGGACCCATGAATCTGCTCTCATCCGTGACGCTAGCTGCGACGGAGAGCGCCCGTAGTCGGGGAGTCATGATTGTCATCAACGACCGCATTGGATCCGCTCgcttcaccaccaaggtcaaCGCCAACCACCTCGACTCTTTTCAGTCCCCGGACAGCGGCCAGCTGGGCACCTTTGTCAATATTCAACCCGTCTTCTTTTACCCGCCCTCTCGTCCGCTTGGCCACCGCCATTTCGACCTTCAGCGCACCAATGGGCGCTGGCCCGGGCATCAACTCGCCCCTGATGCGGCATTGCCTCAGGTTGAGGTGCTGTACGGTTACCAGGAGCTCAGCGTCGGCATGTTCCAAGCGGccatcgaccttggcgctCGAGGAATCGTGCTCGCTGGACTCGGCGCCGGTTTTTGGACCTCAGCAGGCACCGAAGAGATCCGGAGAGTGGTCCGGGAGACGGACATTCCCGTTGTGGTCAGTCGGCGACCGGAAGGCGGTTTCGTTGGCCCATGCGAGGCAGGCATCGGCGCGGGTTTCCTGAACCCTCAAAAGGCGAGGATCCAACTTCAGCTGGCCCTCGAGACGGGCATGGACAATGATGCCATCCGAGCCCTGTTTGAGCATACAGGAGTGCATTAA
- a CDS encoding Phospholipid-transporting ATPase, producing MSPGRSDPEARPGPEPPGRDSKVRRRFGRSSNDASLSAPLARRVKDAAASLYQKTVVEPILRRKHIVAATDGRHIPLQLEHDKPLIDTRRGLSYVSNSIRTSRYTVWDFFPKQLFFQFSRVGNFYFLCVGVPQMIPGLSTTGSYTTILPLLFFVLLTIFKEGYDDYRRYRLDQLENAGFATVLGREDKYTGKLKPITRWRRWNPFLINSTAEPHPAPDEEFNGLRWVPVRWSEIKVGDIVRLCRDEPIPADIVLLHSDGENKLAYIETMALDGETNLKSKQVAHALESCDTLEGISKCDAEFVVEDPNPDLYNFDGRVTVNGKTVPLTSSEVIYRGSVMRNTNAAIGLVINTGEDCKIRMNANKHPKAKKPALERINNKIVVTLAFYVVVLSVGVSGGYLRWQKSTERHSWYLEHAKVPFYQIIIAFIIMFNNVVPLALYISLEIVKIGQLLMLNSDIEMYDEETDTPARCNTNTILENLGQVGYVFSDKTGTLTDNVMKFRKISVAGTVWLHEMDLEPKVDEIEAAKLGDEESSASEPSVYKTEPVTVVIREELQEPTSPLPLASPSRPSMSPRPSMSRRPSMAPSRPSMAPSRMSFGSRRSSSQWRSTGRPDHVQPDVTTNDLIEYIRLRPNSGFARKAKQYILAVALCHTCLPEHKENGELEFQAASPDELALVRAAQELGYLVINRTTQTITLHITHPDGQEEELKYEVLDVIEFTSARKKMSIIVRFPDGRISVICKGADSAILPRLKMSQLAKQKANEVRKSADLEREMYRRSEQQEPRNSFGGRPSLTVRRNPGISRDRSTSRRPKTDRSKSFEFSRLARRSEDKPRLSIATRGVSIDAPRGQYLNTPVHYQQPLPDHLAFLDDPIILDDSETFTKCFKHLDDFATEGLRTLLFAQKFISEQDYKTWKKVWDEASTSLNNRKERIEEAGDMIEQAFDLVGATAIEDKLQKGVPETIDRLRRANIKIWMLTGDKRETAINIAHSARICKPGSDLYILDVSKGGLDSQLVALSEDLQAGSIHSVVVIDGQTLAAVEKSPELSVQFFKVMLQVDSVICCRASPAQKALLVRTVRSRLKSFRGKKRRGLTLAIGDGANDLAMISASHVGIGISGKEGLQAARVADYAIAQFRFLQRLLLVHGRWNYVRTAKFILYTFWKEMFFYLPTAQYQRYTGYSGTSLYEATSLTVFNTLFTSLAVICMGIWEQDLSAETLLAVPELYVFGQRNMGLNIWKFARWMLLGAVEGVIAWYGVWTGYGWISPSARDQGLYALGTLTFSVGVLWINWKLFIFETHYKSAIVMVSFFITTIGWFAWLAFLDGVYAPSPSGPYAIRNSFTHLFGDDAVWWSTLFIVLGLIGLMEIVMKCSKRLLLIGGLWQWPPWGQSRRGDNIEEWDVELWQELEQDPAMRQRLQRLSRDEPVDEDEPDLDDIIIEEERGR from the exons aTGTCCCCAGGCCGCTCCGACCCGGAGGCGCGCCCAGGGCCTGAGCCGCCGGGCAGGGACTCCAAGGTCCGTCGCCGCTTCGGCCGTAGCAGCAACGACGCCAGTCTCTCTGCGCCGCTGGCCCGTCGCGTCAAGGATGCCGCCGCGTCCCTCTACCAGAAGACCGTCGTCGAACCCATCTTACGCCGTAAGCACATCGTTGCTGCCACCGACGGGCGACATATCCCCCTGCAGCTCGAACACGACAAGCCTCTGATCGACACCCGCCGTGGCCTCTCGTACGTGTCCAACAGCATCCGGACGTCGCGATATACCGTTTGGGACTTCTTCCCCAAACAGCTCTTCTTTCAATTCTCCCGCGTCGGTAACTTTTACTTCCTATGCGTCGGTGTGCCGCAGATG ATCCCGGGTCTCTCGACCACCGGATCCTACACTACCATCCTACCACTGcttttctttgttctcttgACTATCTTCAAGGAAGGCTACGACGACTACCGACGATACCGCCTCGATCAATTGGAGAATGCTGGCTTTGCGACAGTTCTTGGGAGAGAAGATAAATATACGGGCAAGCTGAAGCCAATTACTCGATGGAGACGATGGAACCCCTTCTTGATCAATTCGACTGCCGAACCTCACCCCGCCCCTGACGAAGAGTTCAACGGACTACGATGGGTTCCCGTAAGATGGAGCGAGATCAAGGTTGGAGATATTGTCAGGCTGTGTCGTGACGAACCTATCCCTGCCGACATAGTCCTGTTGCACAGCGATGGAGAGAACAAGCTCGCATATATCGAAACCATggccctcgacggcgagacGAACCTCAAGAGCAAGCAGGTCGCACACGCTTTGGAGAGTTGTGACACTCTCGAGGGAATATCCAAATGCGACGCCGAGTTCGTTGTCGAGGACCCGAACCCTGATCTGTACAACTTTGATGGTCGCGTGACTGTCAACGGCAAGACGGTCCCATTGACTTCGAGCGAGGTCATCTACCGAGGCAGCGTCATGCGAAACACCAATGCTGCCATTGGCCTGGTCATCAACACGGGAGAGGACTGCAAGATCCGCATGAACGCCAACAAGCACCcgaaggccaagaagcccgcccTTGAGCgtatcaacaacaagatTGTCGTCACCCTCGCCTTCTACGTTGTTGTGCTCTCCGTCGGCGTGTCAGGGGGATACCTTAGATGGCAGAAGAGCACCGAGAGGCACTCGTGGTATCTGGAGCACGCCAAGGTGCCATTCTACCAGATCATCAttgccttcatcatcatgttcaACAACGTCGTCCCTCTGGCCCTTTACATCAGTCTGGAAATTGTCAAGATTGGGCAGCTCCTGATGCTCAATTCAGATATTGAGATGTATGATGAGGAGACAGACACCCCTGCGCGCTGCAATACCAACACTATTCTCGAGAATCTTGGACAGGTCGGCTATGTCTTTTCAGACAAGACGGGAACTTTGACAGACAACGTTATGAAGTTCCGCAAGATCAGTGTTGCGGGAACCGTCTGGTTGCATGAGATGGATCTTGAGCCCAAGGTCGATGAGATTGAAGCAGCCAAGTTGGGCGACGAAGAGTCATCCGCCAGCGAACCATCTGTCTATAAAACTGAACCTGTTACAGTTGTTATTAGggaggagctgcaggagCCGACTTCGCCGTTGCCGCTCgcatctccatctcgcccgTCCATGTCACCTCGACCATCTATGTCACGCCGCCCCTCGATGGCCCCCTCGAGGCCTTCAATGGCGCCTTCTAGGATGTCGTTTGGCAGTCGCAGATCATCATCTCAGTGGCGCTCAACTGGACGCCCGGATCATGTCCAGCCCGATGTGACGACAAATGACCTGATTGAGTACATCCGTCTTCGACCCAACTCGGGCTTCGCCAGAAAAGCAAAGCAGTATATCTTGGCGGTAGCACTATGCCACACTTGTCTGCCAGAACACAAGGAGAATGGGGAATTGGAATTCCAGGCTGCGTCTCCAGATGAGCTCGCCCTTGTGAGGGCGGCTCAAGAACTTGGCTATCTTGTCATCAACCGCACGACTCAGACGATCACGTTGCATATCACTCACCCTGATggacaagaggaggagctcaaaTACGAGGTCTTGGATGTTATCGAATTCACCAGCGCACGAAAGAAGATGTCCATCATCGTTCGTTTCCCTGATGGACGTATCTCGGTCATCTGCAAGGGTGCCGACTCGGCTATTCTTCCCCGGCTTAAGATGTCGCAGCTCGCTAAGCAAAAGGCAAATGAGGTGCGCAAGAGTGCTGATCTGGAACGCGAGATGTACCGACGAAGCGAGCAGCAGGAGCCGCGGAACAGTTTCGGCGGCAGACCCAGTCTTACAGTTCGCCGGAACCCGGGCATCTCTAGGGATAGGAGCACCAGCAGACGGCCCAAGACGGACAGAAGCAAGTCCTTTGAGTTCAGCAGACTTGCTCGTCGCTCTGAGGATAAGCCTCGTCTGTCTATCGCGACCCGCGGGGTGTCGATCGACGCACCCAGGGGTCAGTACTTGAATACTCCAGTTCACTACCAGCAGCCCTTGCCCGATCACCTGGCGTTCTTGGACGATCCAATCATTCTTGATGACTCGGAGACTTTCACAAAGTGCTTCAAGCATCTGGATGACTTTGCAACGGAGGGACTGCGCACTCTACTCTTTGCGCAAAAGTTCATCTCGGAGCAGGATTACAAGACATGGAAGAAGGTCTGGGACGAAGCCTCGACTAGTCTCAACAACCGTAAGGAGCGCATTGAGGAAGCCGGTGACATGATTGAACAGGCCTTTGATCTGGTTGGCGCAACTGCCATCGAGGACAAGCTGCAGAAGGGAGTCCCTGAAACCATCGACAGGCTGCGCAGggccaacatcaagatcTGGATGCTGACGGGCGATAAGCGGGAGACGGCTATCAACATTGCGCACTCTGCTCGAATCTGCAAGCCGGGCTCTGATCTGTATATCCTCGATGTCAGCAAGGGTGGCTTGGATTCACAGTTGGTTGCCTTGTCCGAGGATCTCCAGGCTGGTTCGATTCACAGCGTGGTTGTTATCGACGGCCAGACGCTGGCAGCCGTGGAGAAATCACCCGAGTTGTCTGTTCAGTTCTTCAAGGTCATGCTGCAAGTCGATTCGGTCATCTGCTGTCGAGCATCACCGGCCCAAAAGGCGCTCCTCGTCCGAACCGTCCGGTCCCGTCTCAAGTCGTTCCGAGGAAAGAAGAGGCGAGGACTCACTCTGGCAATCGGCGACGGCGCAAACGACTTGGCCATGATATCGGCAAGCCATGTCGGCATTGGTATTTCGGGCAAGGAAGGTCTCCAGGCTGCTCGTGTGGCAGACTACGCCATTGCTCAGTTCCGGTTCCTGCAGCGGCTGTTGCTTGTCCACGGGCGATGGAACTATGTTCGCACCGCCAAGTTCATTCTTTATACGTTCTGGAAGGAAATGTTTTTCTATCTGCCAACGGCTCAGTATCAGAGATACACTGGCTACAGCGGTACTTCTCTGTACGAGGCCACAAGTTTGACTGTCTTCAACACTCTATTCACTAGTCTTGCCGTTATCTGTATGGGAATCTGGGAGCAGGACCTCAGCGCCGAGACGCTCCTGGCTGTCCCCGAACTCTATGTCTTCGGGCAGCGCAACATGGGTCTGAACATTTGGAAGTTTGCCCGGTGGATGCTTCTCGGAGCCGTCGAGGGAGTCATTGCTTGGTACGGTGTTTGGACAGGCTATGGATGGATCTCACCGTCTGCGCGAGACCAGGGGCTGTATGCTCTGGGCACGCTCACCTTCTCGGTCGGGGTCCTCTGGATCAACTGGAAGCTCTT TATCTTTGAGACCCATTACAAGTCAGCAATCGTCATGGTAAGCTTCTTTATCACTACGATTGGCTGGTTTGCTTGGCTGGCCTTCCTTGACGGGGTTTATGCGCCCTCGCCTTCTGGTCCATATGCCATACGCAACAGCTTCACTCATCTTTTTGGCGACGACGCCGTGTGGTGGTCAACTCTGTTCATCGTTCTCGGACTCATCGGGCTCATGGAGATTGTCATGAAGTGCTCTAAgcggcttcttct